A single region of the Actinoplanes sp. SE50/110 genome encodes:
- a CDS encoding IS256 family transposase, which yields MTVMTDAVDTSAVAKKKTPANTPEGVDAELVGRLVEQARAAGLQLTGEGGLLQQLTKRVIEAALDGEITDHLGYEKHDPVGKDGGNSRNGTRAKTVLTDVGPVEITVPRDRDGSFEPQIVKKRQRRLTGVEDMVLSLSAKGLTTGEISAHLAEVYGADVSRQTISTITDKVMDGMAEWQNRPLDRVYPVVFLDAINAKIRDGKVANRPIYVALAVTVEGTRDILGLWAGDGGEGAKFWFSVCTELKNRGVEDVLMAVCDGLTGLPDAINTVWPRTVVQTCVVHLLRNSFKYAGRQHYDAIAKALRPVYTAPTEAAAEHRFLEFAEAWGGRYPAIVRLWENAWAEFVPFLAFDAEIRKVVCSTNAIESVNARIRRAVRARGHFPNEQAALKCVYLAVMSLDPTGTGRRRWAIRWKPALNAFDLAFEGRLTAGRN from the coding sequence ATGACGGTCATGACGGATGCCGTGGATACTTCCGCGGTGGCGAAGAAGAAGACTCCGGCGAACACGCCTGAAGGCGTGGACGCCGAGCTGGTCGGCCGGCTGGTCGAGCAGGCTCGGGCTGCGGGCCTGCAGCTGACTGGTGAAGGCGGCCTGCTGCAACAGCTAACGAAGCGGGTGATCGAAGCCGCGCTGGACGGCGAGATCACTGACCACCTCGGTTATGAGAAACACGACCCGGTCGGCAAGGACGGCGGGAACTCGCGCAACGGCACCCGTGCCAAGACCGTGCTCACCGACGTCGGCCCGGTCGAGATCACCGTGCCGCGGGATCGAGACGGCTCATTCGAGCCGCAGATCGTCAAGAAACGGCAGCGGCGGCTGACCGGCGTCGAGGACATGGTCCTGTCGCTGTCCGCCAAAGGCCTGACCACCGGAGAAATCAGCGCTCACCTGGCCGAGGTCTATGGCGCCGACGTCTCTCGCCAGACGATCTCCACGATCACCGACAAGGTCATGGACGGCATGGCCGAGTGGCAGAACCGGCCCCTCGACCGGGTCTATCCGGTCGTGTTCCTGGACGCGATCAACGCCAAGATCCGCGATGGGAAGGTCGCCAACCGGCCCATCTACGTCGCTCTGGCGGTCACTGTCGAGGGCACCCGCGACATCCTCGGGCTGTGGGCCGGCGACGGCGGTGAGGGCGCAAAGTTCTGGTTCAGCGTGTGCACCGAGCTCAAGAATCGTGGCGTCGAGGACGTGCTGATGGCCGTCTGCGACGGCTTGACCGGCCTGCCTGACGCGATCAACACCGTCTGGCCCAGGACTGTGGTCCAGACTTGCGTGGTGCACCTGCTGCGCAACTCGTTCAAGTACGCCGGCCGCCAGCATTACGACGCGATCGCCAAGGCGCTGAGGCCCGTCTACACCGCACCGACCGAGGCCGCTGCCGAGCATCGGTTTTTGGAGTTCGCCGAGGCCTGGGGCGGGCGATACCCGGCCATCGTCCGGCTCTGGGAGAACGCCTGGGCCGAGTTCGTGCCGTTCCTGGCGTTCGACGCCGAGATCCGCAAGGTTGTCTGCTCGACGAACGCCATCGAGAGCGTGAACGCCCGGATCCGCCGGGCGGTCCGGGCCCGCGGGCACTTCCCGAATGAGCAGGCCGCCCTGAAATGCGTCTACCTCGCCGTGATGTCCCTCGACCCGACCGGCACCGGCCGCCGCCGCTGGGCGATCCGCTGGAAACCCGCCCTCAACGCCTTCGACCTCGCCTTCGAAGGACGACTCACCGCAGGCCGCAACTGA